The Leptodactylus fuscus isolate aLepFus1 chromosome 3, aLepFus1.hap2, whole genome shotgun sequence genome has a segment encoding these proteins:
- the GNG4 gene encoding guanine nucleotide-binding protein G(I)/G(S)/G(O) subunit gamma-4 isoform X1, which produces MEEAWATENRVSIVNQLAAVKPQPGSGSAAIESLAALLLLFGAPSLQFLPATAPPCFRPLVLSGLIIISKEEEALALLLECGHLDP; this is translated from the exons ATGGAAGAAGCGTGGGCGACAGAAAACCGAGTTTCTATAGTGAATCAATTAGCAGCTGTGAAGCCCCAGCCGGGCTCAGGAAGTGCAGCCATCGAGTCCCTGGCGGCATTGCTGCTGCTATTTGGAGCGCcttcactgcagtttttaccggcAACTGCTCCACCATGTTTTCGTCCG CTGGTTCTCAGTGGGTTAATCATCATCAGTAAAGAAGAAGAAGCGTTAGCGCTACTGCTGGAGTGCGGCCACCTTGATCCTTGA